The sequence CCCGATCGTGTCGATCGAAGACGGCATGCACGAAAGCGACTGGGCAGGCTGGAAGACGCTGACCGACAAGCTCGGCAAGAAGATCCAGCTGGTCGGCGACGATCTGTTCGTGACCAACACGCGCATCCTGAAGGAAGGCATCGAGAAGGGCATCGCCAACTCGATCCTGATCAAGATCAACCAGATCGGTACGCTGACGGAAACCTTCGCGGCCATCGAAATGGCCAAGCGCGCCGGCTACACGGCCGTGATCTCGCACCGTTCGGGTGAAACCGAAGATTCGACGATCGCTGACATCGCGGTCGGCCTGAATGCCGGTCAGATCAAGACGGGTTCGCTGTCGCGTTCGGACCGCATCTCGAAGTACAACCAGTTGCTGCGTATCGAAGAAGACCTCGGCGATATCGCAAGCTACCCGGGCAAGTCGGCGTTCTACAATCTGCGCTAAGGTGTGTTCTGGCCAAACTTATGGTCACGCCACCCGTGCTAACCGATGAGCCGGTTATCCTTCGTTTCTGATTCACCTCGCCGCCCTGCGTATAGCGCAGGGCGGCGCGTATTTATTGTGCTTACTTCATGCGGCTTGTCACTGCTGTCCTGATCGTTCTGCTGGCGCTGATCCAGTACCCGCTCTGGTGGGGACACGGCGGCTGGTTGCGTGTGCACGAGTTGCAGCAGCAACTGGCGCAGCAACTGCAGAAGAACGCCGATTCGAAAGTGCGCAACGAGCGCATTCAGGGCGAAGTACAGGATTTGCAGAGCGGCACGGCCGCGGTGGAAGAGCGGGCGCGCTACGAAATGGGCATGGTGAAAGACGGCGAAGTGTTCGTGCAGTTCGTGTCGCCGAATGCGCCGCTGCCGACCGCGAACACGCCGTCGGTGACGACGTCGACGCGCGGTGAGGTTTCGGCGGCGCCGCTGCATATGGTGCCGAATCCGGAGTCGCGCGCGAAGCCGGATCGCAAGCACGGTGCGAAGAGCGCGGCGAAAGAGAAGAAGCCCGCGCATTGAGTCGGGTCGTGCAACGCGCGATCAATGCCTGCTGAGTGCGATTCTCTGAGCATGAAAAAAAGCCGCTTTAAAAGCGGCTTCAGACTGCTGACCAACCCCACGTTTTTCGGAGCGTGGGGTTTTGTTTTTCAGGCAAAGCAAATCTGGCAGTGAAGCACGACGTGGCGGTTGAAACGGGCCAGAAGTGCAGCGATGAGCCACTGCAGGCGATTGCCGGGCCGCTGGCGCACGCATAAACACGCCCGCAGGCGTGCCACCAGCAGCGCGATCTTCTTGATGTTCTGCGCCGCAGCGCCGAGCAGGCACTGCTCGGCCACCTTGCGCAGCCCGCGCATCCTCGCGTAGCGATGCCCATGCAGCTGCTTGGCATCCGCGAAGCTGCGCTCCACCGTTTCCTTGCGCCGTTTGTAGATCGCCTTGCCCCAGTCGGTCAGGCGACGCGCATCGACGCGCTCCTTCGCGCGCTCCCATACGTGCCGGATGACCACCTTCACATGGTTTGCGCTCGTCGTGCATTGGCCGCGCGCCTCACAGGTGCCGCAGCGCGACGGATCGGACCTGAACTCCTGATAGCCCGCGCGGTTTGTCGTGCTGTAGCGCAGTACCTGCCCGCGTGGGCACGTGTATTCCTCGCGATACCGGCTGTATCTGAACTCGCGTTTGTAGAAGAACCCGGGCTTGTGATTCGGCGTGCGGTAGCCCATCACGCCCTCAATGCCGCGATCCTCCAGCCCCTGGCAGATTGCCGGCGTGAAGTAGCCCGCATCCAGCCCCACCGCCTGCACCTGGAAGCCAAAGCGTTCGCGCTGCCGGTCCAGCCGCGCCAGATACGGCTGGCTGTCGTGCACCGAGGCGGGTGTCACATGCGTGTCGGTGACGATTGAATAGCGCGCATCGACCGTGCGGTGATCCAGGTAGAAGAAGCCCGTGGGCTTGTCGTCGCGCACCATGTAGCCGCTGTCCGGGTCGGTGCGGCTGACCTTCGTTTCCTTGCGCTCCGGTGTGGCAGCCGACCTCGAGCCCTCATCGTCGTCGGGGCCTTTGCGTTCGTCGCGCCGCAGCGGCTTCTTATCGTGCGCTGCCCGGTCCGCATCGACCGCAGCGTCCAGCGCCGCCAGATAAGCCGAAGGCGCCTGTTCGAGCTGCACCAGATCAAACTTGCGCTTGTTGGCGTTCGCCTTCAGGTGGGTGCTGTCGGTGTAGAGCACCCGTCCCTCGACCATGCCGCGCCCGATCGCCTGCTGCACGATTGCGTCGAAGATCTCCTGGTAGACCGTCGTGTCGGTGAAGCGCCGTCGCCGGTTCTGCGAGAACGTCGAGGCGTCAGGCACCCGGTCCGTGAGCCGAAAGCGTGCAAACCACCGGTAGGCCACGTTGACCTGCACCTCGCGCATGAGCTGGCGCTCACTGCGTACCCCGAACAGGTAGCCGATGAACAGCAATTTGAACATCACCACCGGATCGAGCGCTGGGCGCCCGTTGTCCGCGCAATACAGGTGCGCCACCTTCTCACGGATGAATTCGAAATCCACCGCCGCGTCGATCTGGCGCAGCAGGTGGTCCTTCGGCACGAGTTCCTCGAGCGTCACCATCTCGAGTTCGTGCTGCATGGGCGTCGGTGTCTTCAGCATGCCCCAATTAAACGACAAAGCCCGACGCAAGGCCAGGCTTTGGGGGTACTTTGTCAGCAGTCTGAAGCCGCTTTAAAAGCGGCTTTTTCTTTGGGCGATGAGTCTGCACGCGGGCGCCGTCAGGCGTTCACCAACCCCAGTACGGCGAATACCCGACTCCGACACCGGTGCCCCAGCCACGTCCCCAACCGCCGCCGCCGTAATAGCTGCCATACACGGAAACCGGTTGCGGCGAGTAGTAACGCGACCACGCCTGCGCCGCGTTTTCAGCGGCGATGGCCTGGTTCTGCTCGGTCATGACCTGTTGGTCGATCGCGTCGTAGCGCTGACGCTCTTCAGGCGTGAGCGGCTGGGCGGTGGCGGCCACGCCCGACTGGTCGGCCGGCAGGCGGCTATAAATCGGTGACGGCCCCGGCGGGTCCATCACGCAGCCGGTCAATGCGGCGCTACCGGCCACGACGGCCGACAACGCGATCAGGCGTGCGTAGCGGTTCAACGAAACGGTTTTATTCATGTTCGATCTCCATCGGCCGGATGCGTGGGCGAATGATTCGCAGCGTGGCCAGCCAATGATTCAACACAATGATCAAAAATAGCGCGCCGCTGGAACCCCATGAAGGCAACGGGCGGCGCGCTATTTTCCTGCCGTAAAGCACGAGCGATGAACCGGCTGCCGACCCTCGCTCGAAAAGGCATGCAGCCCGTGTCAGTCAGCCGTTTCAGTGCCGCTGCTCGGCCGCCGGCGACACCCCTTGTGAGAGCGCATTGGCGACAAAAAGTTGCGCTACGTCGACCGGATCGAATTCATATCGCTGGTTGCAGAACTCGCAATGAATCTCCACGTGACCGCGCTCTTCGATCACGCCGTCCACTTCTTCGCGGCCCAGCATTTTCAGCATCGCGCCGACTTTTTCGCGCGAGCAGGTGCATTCGAAACGCGCCTGAGCCGGCTCGAAGTGCTGGACGTTTTCTTGCCAGAACAGACGGCGGAACACGGTTTCAGGTTCTTCCTTCAGCAACTCGTCTTGCGACAGCGTGCCGCCGAGCGTGCAGACGCGTTCCCACGTATCGGCGTCCAGTTCGCCCGGATGCGGGACGATGCCGCCGTCGCCGGGCAGCTTTTGCAGCAGCATGCCGACCGCGCGCTCGGTGTCCGCCGCGAGCCACAGACGCGTGTCGAGCTGCTCCGAGTGATGCATGTAGTGCTCGAGCACTTCCGCCATCGACTTCAGCGGGCCGTCCACGCCCGACAGCGGCACGATACTTTGATACGGCTGCTGGCCCGGCTGCTTCTCCGCCGGGTCGAGCGTGATCACGCAGCGGCCGTGGCCGCTCGCGTTGAGCAGGTCGATCATGCTGGTGGTGTCGTCGATCGTTTCGGCCGATTCGCCCGACAGCTTGGCGGTGGCGCGCATCGACAGATCGGAGCCGCACTGGACCACCAGCATCTTGACCGGGCCGTCGCCGAAAATCTGCATGATGAGGGTGCCGTTGAACTTGAGGTTCGCCGACAGCAGCGCGCACGCGGCCATCATTTCGCCCAGAATCGTCCGCACGGGCGCCGGATAATCACGGCGCGTCAGCACTTCCTGCCAGGTATTGCGCAGCGAAACGATCTCGCCGCGCACCGGCGCCGCGCTGAACATGAATTTTTGCAACTGGTCGCTCACAACTTTTCCTCGGTCGAATGACGCGGCCTGATGCCGCGCCTCGCGCGCCGCGCGCTCCGGCTGATTAGCCGATGCGCACGAGCTGCGCCTTGAAATACTCGCGGCGTTCGGCATAGCTTGCCGTGCCGCGCTGCATATTGGCGATATCCGTTTCGTTCAGTTCGCGCACCACTTTGGCGGGCGCGCCGAGAATCAGCGAATTGTCGGGAAACACTTTGCCCTCGGTAACGATGGCGCCCGCTCCGACCAGACAGTTGCGGCCGATTACCGCACCATTCAAGACCACCGCCTGAATTCCGATCAGCGAGCCTTCCTTGATCGTGCAGCCGTGCAGCATGACCTGGTGGCCGATCGTGACGTTCTGCTCGATGGTGAGCGGAAAGCCGGGGTCGGTGTGCAGCACCGCGTTTTCCTGCACGTTGCTGCCGGTGCCGATCGTGATCGGCTCGTTGTCGCCCCGGAGTGTCGCGCCGAACCAGACGCTGGCGTTGGCCCCGAGCGTCACATTGCCGATGATGTTCGCCGAATCCGCGACGAACACGCTTTCGTGGATGGTCGGGGCGGCGTCGCCGAGCTTGTAAATGGTCACAGTGTCTCCTGTCGGGCCGACGTTGGCGCGTTCGCGCTGACTCCGGTCCCATGCATCGTTGCTGTTGATCGGTCGCTGCGCGCGCTGGATGGGCCGCAAGCCTTCGGGCATGCCGGGTTTGCCCGGCTCGTGCCGCTTCGCCAGCGCGGTGGGCGCGCTGGATGGTCGAATCGAGTATTGTAAACGGTTGTGTGGTTGGGGTGCCTGAGTGCGTCGAAGCGCACTTGGCCCGTTGCTTTGCCGTTGTCGTCCGTCGTTCCGATCACCTGTCCGTCTGCCGATCCGCTTGCCATGATGTTTGCCGCTTCGTCCGCTTCGTCCGTTCCTCTGGTTTCAACGGGTTTGGTGCCCGCTCAGTCGTCTGGTGCGCCGTCTGCGGTTCATGACGGTGCTTCGGCGGCCGGCGAGGCACAGTTCGACGCCTCAGCGCAGTGCGCGCGTACCGCGGCGCTTGCCGCGCTGCGTGAGGCTGATCCTGTGATCAAGGCGGCCGCCGCTAGCACGCTTTACACCGACGTGCTCGAAGGCCGCGCCACTTGCTCCGCGCACCTTGAACTCGCCGAACCGGCGGGCCTGCCGGGCCGTCCGGCGCGGCCCGAGCTGGTCGATCCGCGTCAGTTGAAGCGGCGCAGCATGCAATCGCCGCAAGGTCGCGCGGTCCTGCTGCATGCGCTTGCGCACATCGAATTCAACGCGATCAATCTCGCGCTCGACGCCGTCTGGCGTTTTGCCGGCATGCCGGCCGCGTTCTACGTCGACTGGCTCAAAGTCGCCGCCGAAGAGGCGTATCACTTCTCGCTGCTGAGCGCGCGCCTCGCGGAATACGGCCACGCGTACGGCGATTTTCCCGCGCACGACGGCCTGTGGGACATGTGCGAGCGCACGCGCGGCGACGTGCTGGCGCGCATGGCGCTGGTGCCGCGCACCCTCGAGGCGCGCGGCCTCGACGCGTCGCCGCCGATCCGCGCGCGACTGCAGCAGGCGGGCGATCAGGCATCCGCGGTGATTCTCGATGTGATCCTGCGCGACGAGATCGGCCATGTGTTGATCGGTAACCGCTGGTTCCGTCATGTGTGCGAGGGCGGGGCGCTCGACCCGCATGAGACCTACGCGCGCCTTGCCGACCAGTATCACGCACCGAAATTACGCGGTCCGTTCAATTTCGAAGCGCGTCGCGAGGCCGGTTTCGATGAGGCGGAACTGGCCGCGCTGACGGCGCTGGCGGGGCTTGAGGCGAGCCCGGCGACGTCGACGGAAGCGGTGGCGCCGGCAGAACGGCCCGGGACGGAGCGGTGACGGCATAGGCGGCGGTTCCGCAGGCTGTTTCACCGGGAACCGCGCCAAGACCCACGCCAAGACCCACGCCAAGACCCACGCCAAGACCCACGCCAACTCCCGCGCCAACTCCCGCGCCACCACCCGCCACCACCGCCTACCCGAACGCCTCTTCGAACCCATCCCCCGCGCATAATCCCGCTATCTCGTTATAATAGAACGACCATTCTTTTTTCGGGCGAGCCGCTCATGAACACCTCCCAGTCTGAATTCGTCGCCGTGCGCGGCATCCGTCTGCATGTGCGGCGCTGGGGCAACCCGGACGCGCCGATCCTGTTCATGTTGCACGGCTGGATGGACGTGGCGGCGTCGTTCCAGTTCGTCGTCGACGCGCTGGGCGGCGATTGGCAGGTGATCGCGCCCGACATGCGCGGTTTCGGCCTGTCCGACTGGCCGGTCGCGGAGCACGGCGGCGGCAACTACTGGGTGCAGGACTATCTCGCCGATCTCGACGCGCTGCTCGACCACTACGCGCCGACCGGCGAGGTGAATCTGGTCGGTCACAGCATGGGCGCGAACATCGTGAGCCTGTACGCGGGCGTTCGGCCGGAGCGGGTGCGGCGGGTGGTCGACCTGGAGGGCTTCGGACTCGCGCCGTCGCACGCGGCGCAAGCGCCGAAGCGGTTGCGCAACTGGCTCGACGAGTTGCGCGATCCGCCGCAACTGAAGCGCTACGCGTCGCTCGACGACGTCGCCGCGCGCCTGATCAAGACCAATCCGCGGCTCGCGCCGCAGCGCGCGCAGTTTCTCGCCCAGCACTGGTCGAAGCCGGATGGCGAAGGGCGCTTCATGTTGCTCGCCGATCCGGCGCACAAGCTGCGCGGCCCGACGCTGTACCGCCTGGACGAAGTGATGGCGGTCTGGCGCAAGGTGAGCGCGAAGGTGCTGCACGTCGAGGCCGCCGCTTCGCCGACCCTCGCGCAGATTGCCGGCGAGATTCCGCTCGACGAATTCAAGGCGCGTTTTCAGGCGTTCCCGAACTGGCGGGAAAAGATCATCGACGAAGCGGGGCACATGGTGCACCACGACCAGCCGGAGCAGGTCGCCGCGCTGATCGAGGGCTTTTGCGCGTAGGGACATATTGGCGTAAGGACGTAAGGCGCCGAGGTAGGCGTCCCGCTCACGAAAGGGCGTGCGGTGGCGAGGCATCGCGCCCGCGAGATAGCGCTGCGCCCACTTACTGCGTTGCAGTAAAATGGACGTAGATCCCTTTCAAAACGACGATGAACGCCGACCTCCACTGTCACTCCACCGTTTCCGACGGCCAATTCGCGCCGGCCGACGTCGCGCGCCGCGCGCACGCGGGCGGCGTGACGCTGTGGGCGCTGACCGATCACGACGAGTTGGGCGGCCAGCACGAAGCGCGCAGCACGGCTGAGGCGCTTGGCATGAAGTACCTGAGCGGCGTCGAGATTTCAGTGACATGGGCGTCGCGCACGGTGCACATCGTCGGGCTGGGTATCGATCCGACCAGCTCGATCCTGATCGACGGTCTCGCGCGCACCCGCAGCGGCCGCGCCGCGCGCGCCGAAGCGATTGGCGAACAGCTCGCCACACTCGGCGTGCCGAATGCCTACGAAGGCGCGCTCAAATACGTGTCGAACCCGGACATGATTTCGCGCACGCATTTCGCGCGCTTCATGGTCGAAAGCGGTTATTGCACTTCCACGCAAGACGTCTTCACCCGCTATCTCGGCGACGGCAAAGCCGGCTACGTGCCGCATCGCTGGGCCAGGCTGAGCCACGCGGTCGGCTGGATCCAGGCCGCCGGCGGCGAGGCCGTGGTCGCGCATCCGGGTCGCTACGCTTACTCGCCGGTCGAATTCGACGCGTTTTTCGCCGAATTCATCGATCTCGGCGGTAAGGCGATCGAAGTGGTGACCGGCAGCCACACGCCCGATCAGTACCGCGAATATGCGGACGTCGCGCGCCGCTTTGGATTCGAGGCATCGCGCGGGTCCGATTTCCACGCACCCGGCGAAGGCCGCGTCGACCTCGGCACGCTGCCGCCGCTGCCTTCCGACCTCAAGCCCGTCTGGGAACGCTGGCTGTGATCGCGCGTCGTGCCTTGGCGGCACGTCGTACGCGAGAGCTGGGCGGGCGCGCTGCCCTCCGGTTCGGTGGTTCGCTGTGCTGTTCGCTTCATTCGCCGGCGCGGTCGTCCGATCTTCAGCCCGCCATTCGCTGGCAACCCGCATTTCGCAACTCAACCGCGCTTTCCAACGTGGTTTCCACGTCGTGTTCACGTGTGTTCCACGCGTCCCCAAGTAGCCACAGTTAGCGATCATGTCCCAATACTTCCGGCTTCATCCTGACAATCCCCAGCCGCGCCTCGTCAAACAGGCCGTGCAGATCATCAAAGACGGCGGCGTGGTCGCCTTGCCGACCGATTCGAGCTACGCGCTCGCCTGTCATCTCGACGACAAGGACGCGGTCGAGCGTCTGCGCCGCATTCGCGGGCTCGACGAGAAGCAGCTGCTGTCGCTGCTGGTGCGCGACCTGTCGGAACTGGCGAACTTCGCGATGGTGGACAACCGCCAGTACCGGCTGATCAAATCGGTGACGCCAGGCCCTTACGTATTCGTGCTGCAGGCCACCAAAGAAGTGCCGCGGCGCCTGTCGCATCCGTCGCGCAAGACGATTGGCCTGCGGGTGCCGGATCACGCGATCACACTGGCGATTCTCGAGGAACTCGGCCAGCCGCTGCTCGGCTCCACGCTGATCATGCCGGGCGAGACCGAGCCGCTGAACGAGCCGGAAGAAATCCGCGAGCGGCTGGAAAAACAGCTGGACCTGGTGATCGACGGCGGTCCCTGCATCTGCGAGCCATCGACCGTGATCGATCTGACCGGCGCGGCGCCGGTGCTGGTGCGGCCGGGGCGCGGCTCGCTCGCGCCGTTCGGGCTCGAGGAAACGGCATGATGGAAAGCGGACAGACGCCCGCCAGCGCGTTGTTACAATAGCGAGTTATGGATTCTTCCCTGATACAAACCATTGCGGTGTACGCGCTGCCGGTGATTTTCGCCATCACGCTGCATGAGGCCGCGCATGGCTACGTCGCGCGTTGGCTTGGCGACAACACCGCGTACGTGCTCGGCCGCGTCTCCATCAATCCGATGCGGCACATCGACCCGCTCGGCACGATCGCGATTCCGTTGCTGCTGTATTTCGCCACCAGCGGCGCGTTCATGTTCGGCTACGCGAAGCCGGTGCCGGTCGCCTTCGGCAATCTGCGCAATCCGCGCTGGGGCAGTCTGTGGGTCGCGGCGGCGGGGCCGGCGTGTAATTTCGTGCAGGCGCTGGTGTGGTACATCGTGTTCGTGACGCTGCTCGGCCTGAATGTCGACGAGGCGTTTTTCATCGGTATGGCGAAAGCCGGTGTCTATTTCAACCTCGTGCTCGGCGTGCTGAACCTGTTCCCGCTGCCCCCGCTCGACGGCGGTCGCGTGCTGCTGGCGCTGTTGCCGCCGCGCCAGTCGATTGCATTGTCGCGAATCGAGCCGTACGGTTTCTTCATCGTGATGGCATTGGTGATGACGGGCACGCTGTCGCGCTACTGGCTGAATCCGCTCGTGAATATTGGCTACGGCGCGATTACGGCCATCATGTCCCCACTCGTTTCGCTTTTTTAAAGAACCATGTTCCCAGACCGTATCTTTTCCGGCATGCGGCCCACCGGATCGCTGCACCTCGGCCACTATCACGGTGTGCTGAAAAACTGGGTACGGCTGCAATCCGAGTACCCGTGTTTCTTCTGTGTGGTCGACTGGCACGCGCTGACCACGCACTACGAAACGCCCGAGGTGATCGAGAAGAACGTGTGGGACGTCCTGATCGACTGGCTCGCTTCCGGCATCGATCCGGCGCAGGCTACGCTGTTCATCCAGAGCAAGGTGCCCGAGCACGCGGAACTCGCGCTGCTGCTGGGTATGAGCACGCCGCTCGGCTGGCTCGAACGGGTGCCGACCTACAAGGAGCAGCAGGAGAAGCTGAAGGACAAGGACCTGTCCACCTACGGCTTTCTCGGCTATCCGGTGCTGATGGCGGCGGACATTCTGCTGTATCGCGGCTCGCTGGTGCCGGTCGGTGAAGATCAGGTGCCGCACGTCGAAATGACGCGGGAAATCG is a genomic window of Paraburkholderia bryophila containing:
- the ftsB gene encoding cell division protein FtsB, whose product is MRLVTAVLIVLLALIQYPLWWGHGGWLRVHELQQQLAQQLQKNADSKVRNERIQGEVQDLQSGTAAVEERARYEMGMVKDGEVFVQFVSPNAPLPTANTPSVTTSTRGEVSAAPLHMVPNPESRAKPDRKHGAKSAAKEKKPAH
- a CDS encoding IS1182 family transposase — protein: MLKTPTPMQHELEMVTLEELVPKDHLLRQIDAAVDFEFIREKVAHLYCADNGRPALDPVVMFKLLFIGYLFGVRSERQLMREVQVNVAYRWFARFRLTDRVPDASTFSQNRRRRFTDTTVYQEIFDAIVQQAIGRGMVEGRVLYTDSTHLKANANKRKFDLVQLEQAPSAYLAALDAAVDADRAAHDKKPLRRDERKGPDDDEGSRSAATPERKETKVSRTDPDSGYMVRDDKPTGFFYLDHRTVDARYSIVTDTHVTPASVHDSQPYLARLDRQRERFGFQVQAVGLDAGYFTPAICQGLEDRGIEGVMGYRTPNHKPGFFYKREFRYSRYREEYTCPRGQVLRYSTTNRAGYQEFRSDPSRCGTCEARGQCTTSANHVKVVIRHVWERAKERVDARRLTDWGKAIYKRRKETVERSFADAKQLHGHRYARMRGLRKVAEQCLLGAAAQNIKKIALLVARLRACLCVRQRPGNRLQWLIAALLARFNRHVVLHCQICFA
- the hslO gene encoding Hsp33 family molecular chaperone HslO, which translates into the protein MSDQLQKFMFSAAPVRGEIVSLRNTWQEVLTRRDYPAPVRTILGEMMAACALLSANLKFNGTLIMQIFGDGPVKMLVVQCGSDLSMRATAKLSGESAETIDDTTSMIDLLNASGHGRCVITLDPAEKQPGQQPYQSIVPLSGVDGPLKSMAEVLEHYMHHSEQLDTRLWLAADTERAVGMLLQKLPGDGGIVPHPGELDADTWERVCTLGGTLSQDELLKEEPETVFRRLFWQENVQHFEPAQARFECTCSREKVGAMLKMLGREEVDGVIEERGHVEIHCEFCNQRYEFDPVDVAQLFVANALSQGVSPAAEQRH
- a CDS encoding gamma carbonic anhydrase family protein codes for the protein MTIYKLGDAAPTIHESVFVADSANIIGNVTLGANASVWFGATLRGDNEPITIGTGSNVQENAVLHTDPGFPLTIEQNVTIGHQVMLHGCTIKEGSLIGIQAVVLNGAVIGRNCLVGAGAIVTEGKVFPDNSLILGAPAKVVRELNETDIANMQRGTASYAERREYFKAQLVRIG
- a CDS encoding ferritin-like domain-containing protein; its protein translation is MMFAASSASSVPLVSTGLVPAQSSGAPSAVHDGASAAGEAQFDASAQCARTAALAALREADPVIKAAAASTLYTDVLEGRATCSAHLELAEPAGLPGRPARPELVDPRQLKRRSMQSPQGRAVLLHALAHIEFNAINLALDAVWRFAGMPAAFYVDWLKVAAEEAYHFSLLSARLAEYGHAYGDFPAHDGLWDMCERTRGDVLARMALVPRTLEARGLDASPPIRARLQQAGDQASAVILDVILRDEIGHVLIGNRWFRHVCEGGALDPHETYARLADQYHAPKLRGPFNFEARREAGFDEAELAALTALAGLEASPATSTEAVAPAERPGTER
- a CDS encoding alpha/beta fold hydrolase, whose translation is MNTSQSEFVAVRGIRLHVRRWGNPDAPILFMLHGWMDVAASFQFVVDALGGDWQVIAPDMRGFGLSDWPVAEHGGGNYWVQDYLADLDALLDHYAPTGEVNLVGHSMGANIVSLYAGVRPERVRRVVDLEGFGLAPSHAAQAPKRLRNWLDELRDPPQLKRYASLDDVAARLIKTNPRLAPQRAQFLAQHWSKPDGEGRFMLLADPAHKLRGPTLYRLDEVMAVWRKVSAKVLHVEAAASPTLAQIAGEIPLDEFKARFQAFPNWREKIIDEAGHMVHHDQPEQVAALIEGFCA
- a CDS encoding 3',5'-nucleoside bisphosphate phosphatase, with the translated sequence MNADLHCHSTVSDGQFAPADVARRAHAGGVTLWALTDHDELGGQHEARSTAEALGMKYLSGVEISVTWASRTVHIVGLGIDPTSSILIDGLARTRSGRAARAEAIGEQLATLGVPNAYEGALKYVSNPDMISRTHFARFMVESGYCTSTQDVFTRYLGDGKAGYVPHRWARLSHAVGWIQAAGGEAVVAHPGRYAYSPVEFDAFFAEFIDLGGKAIEVVTGSHTPDQYREYADVARRFGFEASRGSDFHAPGEGRVDLGTLPPLPSDLKPVWERWL
- a CDS encoding L-threonylcarbamoyladenylate synthase is translated as MSQYFRLHPDNPQPRLVKQAVQIIKDGGVVALPTDSSYALACHLDDKDAVERLRRIRGLDEKQLLSLLVRDLSELANFAMVDNRQYRLIKSVTPGPYVFVLQATKEVPRRLSHPSRKTIGLRVPDHAITLAILEELGQPLLGSTLIMPGETEPLNEPEEIRERLEKQLDLVIDGGPCICEPSTVIDLTGAAPVLVRPGRGSLAPFGLEETA
- a CDS encoding site-2 protease family protein produces the protein MDSSLIQTIAVYALPVIFAITLHEAAHGYVARWLGDNTAYVLGRVSINPMRHIDPLGTIAIPLLLYFATSGAFMFGYAKPVPVAFGNLRNPRWGSLWVAAAGPACNFVQALVWYIVFVTLLGLNVDEAFFIGMAKAGVYFNLVLGVLNLFPLPPLDGGRVLLALLPPRQSIALSRIEPYGFFIVMALVMTGTLSRYWLNPLVNIGYGAITAIMSPLVSLF